From Candidatus Dadabacteria bacterium, the proteins below share one genomic window:
- a CDS encoding MAPEG family protein, whose amino-acid sequence MPPIEITLLYSCLLAIFLIILSVRVIYLRGSPFTDFLRKKGETISQETLNRAVRGHGNLIEYAPLFLILMLVAELNHLSSAYLHFAGIAFLIGRLMHGILFSFMKQRSMFMRVGGMVLTFLGYGIVVVINLGSVF is encoded by the coding sequence ATGCCGCCAATCGAAATAACACTTCTTTACTCATGCCTTCTGGCGATATTTCTTATAATTCTGAGCGTGAGAGTCATATACCTGAGGGGCAGTCCGTTTACCGATTTTCTGCGTAAGAAGGGCGAAACGATTTCGCAGGAAACTCTTAACAGAGCTGTAAGGGGACATGGAAATTTAATCGAATACGCACCGCTGTTTCTGATTCTGATGCTTGTCGCGGAACTTAATCATCTGTCCTCAGCATACTTGCACTTTGCGGGTATAGCTTTTCTGATCGGCAGACTCATGCATGGAATTCTTTTCAGTTTCATGAAACAGCGAAGCATGTTCATGAGAGTTGGAGGGATGGTCCTGACGTTTCTGGGCTACGGTATCGTCGTGGTGATCAACCTGGGTTCCGTGTTTTAG